The genomic DNA GCGGTGGCGTTTGAATTGCTTTCTTGCCCCTGCTTCCCTGAAAGGTTAACATCCCTCTTGGCGAAGGGGGGGGCATGAACACACAGAACCACAACCATAACCGCAACGCACCGGCTGAAACAAAAGCCGGTGCATTGCGGTTTTTTTGTCGTTTTTGTTAAGAGGTGTGACTTTTATTGACACTCGGGTGGGGTAGGGTGGTTGGGCGAGGGGCAGAGGAGAGAGTGGTGGAAAAATTTTATGCGCATTCCGGGCATAATCCGGATAAGTCGGACTGGCAGGGGCTGGAAGAGCATCTGCTGGGAGTGGCGGAATTGGCGGAGGAGTTTGCTTCTGTCTTTGACGCTGGGGAGTGGGGGCGGATGGCTGGTCTGTTGCACGATGCCGGAAAAGCGACTGCGGCGTTTCAACGGCGGTTGGAAGGGAGTTCTGAACGGGTCGACCATTCGACATTCGGAGCAAGATTGGCGCAGGAGCATGGAGGGCGTCTCGGGCTGCTAATCTCCTACATGATTGCCGGACACCATGGTGGATTGCCGGATGGTGGTTTGCAGGAAAGGGAGCTTCACTACCGCCTCAAATACGGCAAGGTTCCAGAGGATGCCGAGTTGATCCCGGTTGTCGATAATAAGAGGGATCTTTTGCCACCATTTCGGTTAAACAGTAAAGACCATGCCGGTTTCAGTCTGACTTTTTTTGCCCGGATGATTTTTTCCTGCTTAGTTGATGCCGATTTTCTCAATACCGAGGCTTTCTGTGATCCTGAGAAAAATGCTGACAGACCAGTTATAATCTCGGGCCAGATGTCAGAACTGAAAAAGAAATTGGATGATCACCTTGTCGATCTTGTTAAGGGAGCAGCACCAACATCGGTCAATCAGTATCGTCACGAAATCCTGACACAATGCCGCATCAAGGCAGATTTACCACCGCAGATTTTTTCCCTGACGGTTCCGACCGGTGGCGGCAAAACTCTTTCTTCTTTGACTTTTGCCTTGGATCACGCTGTTGCTAATGGCCAACGACGGGTCATTTACGCAATCCCCTTCACGTCAATCATCGAACAGAATGCCCAGGTTTTTCGTAGAATTCTCGGTGACGAAGCTGTGCTGGAACACCACTGTAATTACAAGGAATCAGATGACTCTGAAGGGGCTGCATACAACCGTCGCCGCGGGTTGGCAGCAGAAAACTGGGATGCTCCATTGGTGGTGACGACCAATGTGCAATTCTTTGAATCGCTGTTCAGCAATAAGACATCGCGCTGTCGCAAACTCCACAACATCGCCGGAAGTGTGATCGTGCTCGACGAGGCGCAGGCAATCCCGACCGAATATCTCGAACCTTGCTTGCTCGCTTTACGTGAATTGGTCAACCATTATGGCTGCTCGGTCGTGCTCTGTACCGCGACTCAACCGGCGCTTGATGACCAGAACAGTATACGGGCAGCTCTACCGAATATTTATGAAATCATCGATAGCCCGCAGCAATACTACGATGCCCTGCGACGCACCAAGGTAGAATTTGTCGGAATCTTGCCTGACGACGAATTGGCTGGCCGGGTTGCGACTGAAAACCAGGTTCTGTGCATTGTTTCTACCAAAGCGCACGCGCGTGACCTGTACGAACGAATACAGGGCACTGATGGCATCTATCATCTTTCGACCAATATGTATCCTGAGCATCGTCGCCGCGTACTTGATGACATTCGTGATCGACTCAAGGCTGTACCCAAAAAACCATGTCGGGTGATTTCGACCTCGCTGGTTGAGGCCGGAGTCGATCTTGATTTTCCCGTGGTTTTCCGCGCCATGGCTGGACTCGATTCCATTGCCCAGGCGGCGGGCCGCTGCAACCGTGAGGGACTGCTCAACAATATCGGTGCAGTCGGCCGGGTTTATGTGTACGTACCGGAAATACCGCCACGCATGCCCTGGCTCAAGCGTTGTGCCACGCGCGCCGAGGAGGTCTTGCGCAGTTTGTCGGGGGCCGACCCCATTGGTCTTGCTGTGATGCGGCGCTACTTTGAATTGCTCTACGATGTGCAGGATCTGGATAAAAAACAGATTGTCCGACGCCTCAATCAGCAACTCACCCCGGCACTTTATTTTCCCTTTCGCGAAGTAGCACAGGATTTTCGTCTTATTGAGGATGAAAGTATCGGCGTCATCATCCCGAAAGAACCGGATGCCGAGAAGCTTATGCGTCAACTGTATTTCGCCGAACATCCGGGGGCGATTCTGCGTAAGCTTCAGCAATATACTGTGGCCGTCAGAACCAAAGAATTTGCCATTTTGAACGCCGCTGGAGCGTTGGAAGTTATTGACGATAAATTTCCGGTTCTTCGGAATTTACGAGCTTACCGAAGCGATGTAGGGTTGCTTGTTGATGACGGCGAGGTTTGGAATTCGGAAGAGTTAATCTGTTGAAAAACCATATTGAGTTAATGGAAGGAGGAAGCCTATGGCGTATGGTATCAAGCTGCGGATCTGGGGTGATTA from Desulfuromonadaceae bacterium includes the following:
- a CDS encoding CRISPR-associated endonuclease Cas3'', whose amino-acid sequence is MEKFYAHSGHNPDKSDWQGLEEHLLGVAELAEEFASVFDAGEWGRMAGLLHDAGKATAAFQRRLEGSSERVDHSTFGARLAQEHGGRLGLLISYMIAGHHGGLPDGGLQERELHYRLKYGKVPEDAELIPVVDNKRDLLPPFRLNSKDHAGFSLTFFARMIFSCLVDADFLNTEAFCDPEKNADRPVIISGQMSELKKKLDDHLVDLVKGAAPTSVNQYRHEILTQCRIKADLPPQIFSLTVPTGGGKTLSSLTFALDHAVANGQRRVIYAIPFTSIIEQNAQVFRRILGDEAVLEHHCNYKESDDSEGAAYNRRRGLAAENWDAPLVVTTNVQFFESLFSNKTSRCRKLHNIAGSVIVLDEAQAIPTEYLEPCLLALRELVNHYGCSVVLCTATQPALDDQNSIRAALPNIYEIIDSPQQYYDALRRTKVEFVGILPDDELAGRVATENQVLCIVSTKAHARDLYERIQGTDGIYHLSTNMYPEHRRRVLDDIRDRLKAVPKKPCRVISTSLVEAGVDLDFPVVFRAMAGLDSIAQAAGRCNREGLLNNIGAVGRVYVYVPEIPPRMPWLKRCATRAEEVLRSLSGADPIGLAVMRRYFELLYDVQDLDKKQIVRRLNQQLTPALYFPFREVAQDFRLIEDESIGVIIPKEPDAEKLMRQLYFAEHPGAILRKLQQYTVAVRTKEFAILNAAGALEVIDDKFPVLRNLRAYRSDVGLLVDDGEVWNSEELIC